The Candidatus Koribacter versatilis Ellin345 genome has a segment encoding these proteins:
- a CDS encoding calcium:proton antiporter: MSTSKMPWWAMAWPLFGWALLVAGIFLRGNVWLATVEGLAIFAVVFAAVYHAELIAHRVGEPFGTLVLALAVTIIEVALIASMMISSGPEKAQVARDTVFAAVMIVCNGIVGLCLLAGGVRHREQGFQLQGTNAALSVLIALSTLTLVFPNITTTTGVGTFSSAQLVFAAAASLVLYGSFVFVQTVRHRDYFLPAEGSGAEEAHTPPPSNRMTLASSGLLLVSLVAVVALAKSITPAVEKMIENAGAPKSVVGILIAGVVLLPEGLAAVRAARANRIQTSMNLALGSALATIGLTIPATAAVAIALHKPIILGLGRTESVLLGLTLVMSLVTLGTGRTTVLQGIVHLVLLAAFLFLAFVP, translated from the coding sequence GTGAGCACTTCAAAAATGCCGTGGTGGGCGATGGCTTGGCCGTTGTTTGGCTGGGCCTTGCTCGTGGCAGGGATTTTCCTTCGCGGCAACGTGTGGTTGGCGACGGTCGAAGGTCTTGCGATCTTCGCGGTTGTTTTTGCTGCGGTGTATCACGCCGAGTTGATCGCCCACCGGGTCGGCGAGCCATTTGGAACGCTGGTCCTGGCGCTCGCAGTTACGATCATTGAAGTAGCGCTGATTGCTTCAATGATGATTTCGAGCGGTCCGGAAAAAGCCCAGGTTGCCCGCGACACCGTGTTTGCTGCCGTCATGATCGTTTGCAACGGGATCGTTGGTCTCTGCCTTTTAGCGGGAGGCGTCCGACACCGCGAGCAGGGATTTCAACTGCAGGGCACGAACGCGGCGCTCTCCGTGCTCATCGCCCTGAGCACCCTCACCCTGGTCTTTCCGAACATCACCACTACCACCGGCGTGGGGACGTTCAGTTCCGCGCAACTGGTGTTCGCCGCCGCGGCCTCCCTGGTGCTGTATGGCTCGTTCGTCTTCGTACAGACGGTCCGCCATCGCGATTACTTCCTGCCCGCCGAAGGCTCTGGTGCAGAAGAAGCGCACACGCCGCCGCCGAGCAACCGCATGACTTTGGCCAGTTCCGGACTGTTGCTGGTCTCACTCGTGGCCGTGGTTGCGCTGGCAAAATCGATTACGCCAGCGGTGGAGAAGATGATTGAAAATGCCGGCGCCCCTAAGAGCGTCGTCGGCATCCTGATTGCCGGCGTGGTGCTGCTTCCCGAGGGCCTGGCGGCGGTGCGAGCGGCGCGAGCTAATCGCATTCAAACCAGCATGAACCTAGCTCTTGGTTCCGCGCTGGCCACGATCGGCCTCACGATTCCCGCCACGGCCGCAGTTGCAATTGCTCTTCACAAACCGATCATCCTGGGCCTGGGACGCACCGAGTCGGTATTGCTGGGGCTAACGCTGGTAATGAGTCTCGTCACCCTCGGGACCGGACGCACCACTGTGCTGCAAGGCATTGTGCATCTCGTGCTGCTCGCCGCCTTCCTGTTCCTGGCCTTCGTTCCCTAG